The Granulicella sp. 5B5 nucleotide sequence GGTTCCCAACGCTCTGCTCCCCGAAGGCCTGGAAGTGATGCGAGCCTGGGGATTCCAGTACAAAAGCAATCTGGTGTGGCACAAGATCCGCAAAGACGGCGGGTCGGATGGACGTGGGGTTGGGTTCTACTTCCGGAATGTAACGGAACTTATTCTGTTCGGCGTGCGTGGAAAGAACGCACGCACACTGCAGCCTGGACGCACGCAGGTTAACTATCTGAGCAGTCGGAAGCGAGAGCATTCCCGCAAGCCAGACGAGCAATACGATCTCATCGAAGCCTGTAGTCCAGGACCCTTCCTCGAGTTGTTTGCTCGTGGTGATCGCAAGAAATGGGTAGGTTGGGGAAACCAAGCAGACGATTCATATGAGCCGAGTTGGAAGACCTACTCCAACCACTCGCGCTCCGTAGTTGCTGCTGCGGGAGATTAGCCTGCTGTATACGCTTGCTGGTTCCATGTTTCAGGTGTGGCAGCGACAATAAGCAGAGGACAGGTTCCCATGACGCCTCGGCGAACGCGAAGCGCGGCCTTTTCTAGATTGGTTGTTGTGGATGTTGCAAGATCAATGGGCAACTTTCGGTTTCGTTGCGCCTCTGGCAGCGCTTGCTGATACTCACGCCATAACCGTTCTGCAAGCTCCTTGAGCCTGACCCTATCCTGCGTGATCAGAACAGCAGCAGAAATTACGCCCGCCTCATGCCAAGCACGATAGGCTGACAAGTCTCTGTCCAAGTTGCCGTCTTTGGCATTCCACTCAACATCAAGCGCGACACGCCCCTTGAAGTTGTCAACAAGATAACCTTCTTGATATACCGCAGCCAGCTCTTCAACAGTTTCATTCGCTTTATTCTTCAGAATTCCCTTTGTAGAAAGGTCTACTCGGGTCTCTCGCCAGCCTCGTTCACCGAACATGCCGTCAATCTGTTTTGCAATATCGCCGCGATTTCCACCTGCAACCAACCACCGGGACGGATCAAGGTGGAATGAACCCAAGATGGAGGCGATGTCGGCCCATTCTGTGGGGCATACAGAACGAAGTACTGCAGCGGCAGAACTAGTTTCAAGAAATGCCCACCGTGCTCGTATTGCAGGATCAAGGACTAGAGGGTCATCATATGTGGCTGTTTCAAACATGCCCGTAGTCTAAATGCACTCAGAGTAGGGTTGTGTACTTTTGGAAGACATGGAGTCTTCTATCCCGGTTGGCCAATTGATAGAGACTCTCCTATAAGTCCCTACAAGTCGGCATGTCGGTAGCAGGAGAGAGTGTCCCAATGAGGTTAAGCGGATAGGCAGGCACGGTCCCAAACACCTTGCAGCATTCCGGGAACCCAAAGGTTGGCTGGGCATCGGCTCCAGCTGTCCTCCATAAAGACGAGAGACCGGCCTTCGGGCTGTTGGGCAGCCTCTCCGATGGAGAGCACGAACAAGGAGTGCCGGGAGTAGGGACAATCACCCAACTGTCCTGCGGCAGTGGCTTGACGATAGACACTGACAGGTGCAAACAGGCATTGTTCCGCCGCTGCCTCTGCCGACAAACTCGATCTGAGCTCAACGTTCGAGTAAAGATCCCTCATGTGGCGAAGGCTCTTTACAACATTGTGTACAGCGATGCCGATGGCGTTTACTGCGGAAAGATCCTCGTTCACCAAGCCGGCAAGCAAACGCTTCGCACGTCTGACTTTGCCGCCGACAAACCACCACAGCATCAGAGGGAAATTCTTCGACCGCGGGGCCGACACAAGGGTCTTTGCGGCATTCCAGCTTTCCTCCGTTGCTACGAACCTGCTGGAGAACAGTTGCCCTAATAGCTGCTGAACGAGGATGCCTAACTGGGCATCGGAGCCAACGCCTCTGACCCAGTCTGCCAAGGGTTCCAGTTCGGCGGGGCCACTCTTGATAGCGGCTGCTTTTTCGGTCAGGGTGTTCCACAGTTCCTGCTGTCTGGATACGCGTTGTGCGTCCTCCCGCGGCATCATCGTTGGGAAACGATGTCTACCAAACGACAGCACCTCAAGAGACCGTTTCAGTAGCAGCCAGTTGATGGGGCATGTGGGTGTTTCAAACTTGCGATCGAGGTGGGGGTCGCGAGCCAGAGCCTTGATCTCATTGGCATCGCTGACTTCGAACAGATCGATAAGCCCCGGGATTCTTCGTCTCTTCATAGATTCTCCTGCGCTTGCAGTGACTGACTGCTTCTGCACACGGCGTACGGATGCGCGATCAGTAGCCGGCGGCTTTGCCGAAGTCTTTGCGGTGGTCGTGGCCGCCCATCAACATGCCGTGCTTTTCGCCGGGGCTTTGTGGGGGTCTACGGCGATGAGCTCGCTGTCTCCCCAGACGCCGGGGGCCTTTTCGTCGAACTCGCTTTGCTGCATCGTCTTGTATCCCGTTGCTTTGAGCGCGGCGACGGTGGTGGGGTCGAAGAACTTGTCGAATTGCAGGATGTCGGGCAGGTACTGGTGGTGGAAGCGCGGGGCATCGGCGGCCTGCTGGATGTTGAGGCCGTTGTCGACGACGGAGATGAGGTCGTTGGCGACGGTGGTGATGATGGTGGAGCCGCCGGGGGTGCCGAGCACGAGGCGCAGCTGGCCGGGGCGTTTGAAGAAGAGGAAGTGGTGGTCGGGCTCGCTGACGATGGTGGGGGTCATGGAGCTGAGCGGGCGCTTGCCGGGGGCAATGGCGTTGGCGGGGCCTTGAATGAGGCCGAAGCCGTTGGGGACGCCGACCTTGCTGGTGAAGTCGTCCATCTCGTCGTTGAGGAGGAAGCCGAGGGGGCCGATGGTGACGCCGGAGCCGAAGTAGAAATTGAGGGTGTAGGTGCTGGAGACGGCGTTGCCGTCGGCGTCGACGACGGAGAAGTGCGTGGTCTCGTTGGACTCGTGCGCGATGGGGGCGAGGTCGGGCGCGGGAGGCATGAAGCCTGCGGGGCGGACGAGTGTGGCGCTAGGCGAGGGCTTGATGGGGTCGATGGTAGTGCGCCAGGCGGCGGCGTAGGCGGGGTTGGCCATCTGCTTGAGCGGCATGTGGGGGTTGAAGTCGGGGTCGCCGAGGTAGTCGGAACGGTCCATGTAGGCGCGGCGGAAGGCTTCGGTGATGTAGTGGATCTGCGCGGGGCTGCGGTCGGGGCCGAGTTTCGGGAGGTCGTAGCCGCCGAGGATGTTGAGGATTTCGAGGAGGACGATGCCGCCGGAGCTGGGCGGCGGCGAGGTGAGGACCTCAAGACCGTGGTAGTGGCCGACGAGCGGGGTGCGCTCCTTGCACTGGTAGCTGGCTAGGTCCTGGGCGGTGATGAGGCCGCCGTTGGCCTTCTCGAAGTCGGCGATCTGCTGGGCCATTTTGCCGCGGTAGAAGTCGTCGGGGTCGGCGGCGATGCGTTCGAGGGTGCTGGCGAGCTCGGGCTGCTTGAAGGTCTCGCCGGGTTTGTAGAAGTCGCCGTCGCGCTGGAAGATGCGACGTGAATCGGCGTAGGGGGTCATCTGCGAGGAGTGGAGCAGCTGGGCGACTTCGGGGTCGAGGACGAAGCCCTCGCGGGCGTAGCGGATGGCGGGGGCCATGACCTTGGCAAGACCGAGGCGGCCGTAGTGCTTCTCGGCGAAGGTGAGGCCTGCGACGGTGCCGGGAACCCCGGAGGCTGCTTCGCCGCGGGTGGATTTGTGCGGGATGATGTTGCCTTTGGCGTCGAGGTACATGTCGCGCGTGGCAGCGGCGGGGGCCTTTTCGCGGTAGTCGAGGAAGCGGGGTTTGCCGCCGGCGAGCTTGCGGGAGGCGGGGCGGATGAGCATGAAGCCTCCGCCGCCGATGTTGCCGGCGTTGGGGTAGACGACGGCGAGGGCGAAGCCGACGGCTACAGCCGCGTCGACGGCGTTGCCGC carries:
- a CDS encoding MT-A70 family methyltransferase — its product is MIPIFPLSPVGEDLLNVAAGRRFGTILADPPWQFQNRTGKVAPEHKRLSRYGTMTLEEIKDLPVAPIATDTAHLYLWVPNALLPEGLEVMRAWGFQYKSNLVWHKIRKDGGSDGRGVGFYFRNVTELILFGVRGKNARTLQPGRTQVNYLSSRKREHSRKPDEQYDLIEACSPGPFLELFARGDRKKWVGWGNQADDSYEPSWKTYSNHSRSVVAAAGD
- a CDS encoding BglII/BstYI family type II restriction endonuclease — protein: MFETATYDDPLVLDPAIRARWAFLETSSAAAVLRSVCPTEWADIASILGSFHLDPSRWLVAGGNRGDIAKQIDGMFGERGWRETRVDLSTKGILKNKANETVEELAAVYQEGYLVDNFKGRVALDVEWNAKDGNLDRDLSAYRAWHEAGVISAAVLITQDRVRLKELAERLWREYQQALPEAQRNRKLPIDLATSTTTNLEKAALRVRRGVMGTCPLLIVAATPETWNQQAYTAG
- the ggt gene encoding gamma-glutamyltransferase, yielding MKQWLSAVVGLSFLASSSLNGIAQSPAPQPAYLSETPITAPHAMVVTIDHYATDAGVEVLKEGGNAVDAAVAVGFALAVVYPNAGNIGGGGFMLIRPASRKLAGGKPRFLDYREKAPAAATRDMYLDAKGNIIPHKSTRGEAASGVPGTVAGLTFAEKHYGRLGLAKVMAPAIRYAREGFVLDPEVAQLLHSSQMTPYADSRRIFQRDGDFYKPGETFKQPELASTLERIAADPDDFYRGKMAQQIADFEKANGGLITAQDLASYQCKERTPLVGHYHGLEVLTSPPPSSGGIVLLEILNILGGYDLPKLGPDRSPAQIHYITEAFRRAYMDRSDYLGDPDFNPHMPLKQMANPAYAAAWRTTIDPIKPSPSATLVRPAGFMPPAPDLAPIAHESNETTHFSVVDADGNAVSSTYTLNFYFGSGVTIGPLGFLLNDEMDDFTSKVGVPNGFGLIQGPANAIAPGKRPLSSMTPTIVSEPDHHFLFFKRPGQLRLVLGTPGGSTIITTVANDLISVVDNGLNIQQAADAPRFHHQYLPDILQFDKFFDPTTVAALKATGYKTMQQSEFDEKAPGVWGDSELIAVDPHKAPAKSTAC